A region of Deinococcus cellulosilyticus NBRC 106333 = KACC 11606 DNA encodes the following proteins:
- a CDS encoding transposase: MRKTPIKYSTDFKLQAVQLATGPGMIATKVAEDLGISVQILCRWIRKHKEAQEQGRPVFTGRGVPALTEQEKRIRELEKEVETLRIEREILKAAAKFFAKEMKYRSDRM; this comes from the coding sequence GTGAGAAAAACGCCCATCAAATACAGCACAGATTTTAAGCTTCAAGCCGTCCAGCTGGCCACAGGGCCCGGGATGATCGCCACCAAAGTGGCCGAAGACCTGGGCATTTCCGTCCAAATCCTGTGTCGCTGGATCCGCAAGCATAAGGAAGCGCAGGAACAGGGCCGCCCTGTCTTCACCGGGCGAGGCGTTCCAGCCCTGACCGAACAGGAAAAGCGCATCCGAGAGCTGGAAAAGGAAGTCGAAACGCTGCGAATCGAGCGCGAAATTTTAAAGGCTGCAGCGAAATTCTTTGCGAAAGAAATGAAATACCGTAGTGACAGAATGTGA